The genomic DNA CCTGAGCCGCTTCGGCCGCCGCTTGAGCGGCGATCATCTTCTCTTCGGCCACCTTCTGCAGTCGGTCGCGCTCTGTGCGTGCGACCTGCGCCTGGTCGCTGATCGACTGCGCGGAGTTGCGGGCCGCGACAGCATCGTCGTAGACGGACTGGTTGTAGTCGAGAAGCTTGTCCATCGTGCCGAGTTTGGAGAGCAACTGATCGGCGTTGGCTGCGGATCCGGCGAAGAAGAGCTCGAGGGCGGTGTCGTCGCCGCCGTTGCGGTAGAGCTGTGCGGCTACCTGTCCTGCCTTGGTGGCGGACTCGTCTGCGATCTTCGCCTGCGTGTCGGCCTGCGCCTGGAGCTCATCGGCCTTCGTGATCGCGTCGAAGAACGCCTGCTGTGCGGCGTAATACTCGTCGCCGGCCGTCTTTGCCGCTGCCTGGGTCTCGGCGACCTTCTGGGTCAGCGCATTGATGAGGTTCTGGATGCGCGTGATCTCGGCGGCCTTCGCTGCCTCGTTGTTCTTCGCCTGCTGGACATCGTCCCAGCTGGGGTACGAGGCGGCGTAGGCGGCGTTGACGCCGGAGCCGATGCCGAAGGCGCTGATCGCTGCGACGCTGAGGACGCCGAGGCCGAGGGCGTTGCGCCGGGTGAGAGTGCTCTTCTGCCAGAAGGTGCGCCGCTCGGTGAGGCTCGGTGCGCAGCCGCACGAGTCTCCCGCTTCGCGCGCAGCATCCATCGCGGACTGCTCGTTCACGTGGCCCCTTCCACAGGTTTCACTCATGCCACAGTAGCAACATCTTCAACATCCGCAGCAGCAAATTGGGATGCCGTGAA from Microbacterium profundi includes the following:
- a CDS encoding M23 family metallopeptidase, whose translation is MNEQSAMDAAREAGDSCGCAPSLTERRTFWQKSTLTRRNALGLGVLSVAAISAFGIGSGVNAAYAASYPSWDDVQQAKNNEAAKAAEITRIQNLINALTQKVAETQAAAKTAGDEYYAAQQAFFDAITKADELQAQADTQAKIADESATKAGQVAAQLYRNGGDDTALELFFAGSAANADQLLSKLGTMDKLLDYNQSVYDDAVAARNSAQSISDQAQVARTERDRLQKVAEEKMIAAQAAAEAAQAALDEQTAYLSTLEAQLAALQDTTAKTVADYQEGVRVAEEERKAREKKAAEEAAAAAAAAAAAAAANNNNNGGGGGGGGGGGGGGGGGTGGWTRPHDGRRSSGYGARLVQCGNSYCSSGFHYGVDLANGCGAPIFAANAGTVDYAGWNGGYGNYVRIQHGGGVGTGYAHINSLAVRNGQWVESGQVIAYAGNTGNSFGCHLHFEVYIRGGYTNPIDFMAARGVSV